The Cervus elaphus chromosome 20, mCerEla1.1, whole genome shotgun sequence genomic interval ttgcttaattGGGACACAAAGTGTTCCCGTTTATCAAATCAACTGCAAATGTTCATCTATTAAAAACAATTCTTAGCTTTCTCAGGCCATCTCAAAACAGACAGGAGGATAGATTTGGCCCATTGGCCagagtttgctgacccctggtctAGACCAGCActataataaaaagataatgtGAATCACAAATGTAACTTCAAATTTTCTAGTagctacatgctgctgctgctgctgctgctaagtcacttcagttgtgtccaactctgtgcgaccccatagacggcagcccaccaagctccgccgtccctgggattctccaggcaagaacactggagtgggttgccattgccttctccaatgcatgaaagtgaaaagtgaaagtgaagtcgctcagttgtgtccgactcttagcaaccccatggactgcagcctaccaggctccgtccatggcattttccaggcaagagtactggagtgggttggtagcTACAtgagaaacatttaaaagaaaaagttaattttaataatatatttaatttagccTGGTAAgtccaaaatattatttctaacatttaatcaatattttaaattataattagaTGTTTcacattccctttttttttttggtactaaaTCTTCAAAATCCAGTATTCTTTAtatagctgacccttgaacaaggcAGGGATTAGGGCACAGATCCCCACACAATTGAACATCTGCATCTAACTtaacagtcagccctccatatccagGGTTCCACattcacagattcaaccaactattGATCATGTAGTACTATAgtacatattttttgaaaaaaatctgtaagttaacttgcacagttcaaacccatgatGTTCAAGGGTCGACTGTACATACAAAGCACCTCAATTTGGACTGGTCACATTTCCAGGGCTCaagagccacatgtggctagtggcttcATGTTGAACAGCACACAGACAAAATGACTTACATCCTCTTTGCAGTGAGTTAAAGATTCCTTAGCATGGTTGTTCATGCCTTTGGTCTTCAAATCTAAAGAACTGTGTCTAGCTATCATTTCCTGGGCTTGGGACCTGAGTCTCAGGGATTCTCATCTTTCTCTCCACAGTACGAAAAACCTTTCTCACCCAAGTATCTGCAGAACTGGTCTCTTGCCAAGCCAACAAAAGAGGTATTCCAGCTTCAGTTCACCCTCTTTACGTCACAGTCTGTGTAATTCACTGGCACCTAAACTCTTTCAGCATCCTTTGGATTCCCATAGCCTCCTCTCCTTCAGCCCTTAATTCAAATTTAAGCCCTTCAGATACTCTCTCCCACTTCTCCACTCCATCTTTACAAGCACTCTTCTCTCCACCTCTACCCCAGAGGATTTCTTCCCATGAAGGCTACACTCAGATTATTGCCGATGATCGTGGTCATCTGCTGCCTTCAGTGCCCCGTTCCAAGGTGAGATATTCATCTCCATTCTCATCTAGAAAGTTAAAGAACCAAGGCATAGAACTGGGGTAACAGAGGGAAGACTTGTAATCTCCTGCAGCCACTGCTTGGAAAATTAAAGTGCAATCTAATTCACATTGTAACAAGAGTGCTCCCAAACTTCCAGCCAATAGGATAGGTTTAACACCCAGAACTCCTTAAGTTGATGAATGATTGGTATAAAATGAATACCTTCAGGTGATAACACTTATATAGTGGGTACCCTGCCAAACTTAGGCTAAGGATGTAGAGTTTAAGCCAGTGGAGGTAAAGGGGATTAAAAAATTAGGGCCATCTAAATAAGAAAGGGGGAAGAGATTGGTTAAGTTATGCTTTCAGTCTTGTCTCATGACAATCCCAAAGGTAAAAAGATGGAACCAAGATGAATAGAACAGACCTGCCAATAGGCCAGTTACTGGGAATGAGAAGCCCTGTTGAGGAATCCCATCTTTTTCCATTTAGGCAAGTCCTTGGGGCTCCTTCATGGGCACCTGGCAAATGCCTCTGAAGATACCCCCTGCTCGGGCAATCCTGACCTCCCGTACAGCTGCTGGTGCCGCCTCCCTCACCAAATGGATACAGAAAAATCCTGATTTACTTAAGGCCTCCAATGGGTTGCGTCCTGAAATCTTAGGCAAGGTATTTACTTCTTCCACTTAACTAACCTCAATCCTATTTTCTTTTCAACCTCAGAAATGCCTATTGTTATACTACCACAATCCCAGCAGGGGGAACCTTTAACCAATTCTGTCTTATCCTGTTTAGTCCTTAAGCAACCTCTTCGGCCTGAAGGGATAAGTTAAGGACATCTTCTCCACCCAACCCATCTCCCCCCTTCACACAGTACAAAATGATCTGATCTCAAGGGGAGTTTAACTCTTACTTGAAACCTGACTTCTTGCCCATGGGATAGGGAGAAGGGGATTTAGAATTGAGATGGATTGAGAATGATCTAGGCCTAACTGGAAACATAATTGTCTCTTCTGTTCTACCCATGACAGCCCCATGATCCAGACAGTCAGAAGAAACTCAGGAAGTCTATCACAAAGACTGTACAACAAGCACCAAGTCCCACcataatcccaaactccccagcCTCAAATCTCAATTCCCCAGATCAACTCCAAAGCTCACATCCCTCTGCAGGTCACACTCCATGTCCCCAAAGCCCACTCAACTCTCCAAAGTGCCCATCTGGAAGCCCGTGTTTGCCCTATGCAGGCCGTAATGTAGCTGAGATCCAGAAATGCAAACCTGCAACTCCGTAAGGGACTAAGGGACTGAGTGACTTAAGGAAGATCCCGCCTTAATCAGGGAAGTTACAGATGGGAATAAAGgcaaatttgtaaaataaaactttttttttttgttattggagtatagttgctttacaattttgtgttagtaaCATTGTATGTTGAATCTTTTACTGACTTGAATTTTTTCTCTTCAGCTCTTGAGGTAGGAGGTAGATGGGCATCCCCCCCAACTCCCCCAAGGTAAAGCGATTGGAGATTCATTCCCAATAAACTGAAACTCCACTCCAAGATGAgaatagcaggacaattaagGGAGGCGGCTGGGCCCTGCTCAAACCACTTATTTCTCCCTCTGGAAGTCAGGAGATCTCCCCGACCACACATGCACCTAGGCTCCTTGCAGGCAAAAGTGGGGAGCAATGTCAAGGGATGCTCTACCCATAACACCTCTTCAGTAGAATCTACcttggctaagagatgtgtgCAATCACATGAGAGAATCCTGATATACCACATACGGACTGTGAACCagacaaatcaaaatgattggccaaaggaaaccaaCAAGAAATGCctcataaaagtaattcaaactgctCTGAGGGCGCAAGTCTGGGACAGTCTGCCTGTGTGCCTATCCACATGTATTAtactttttcctcttaataaataccttacttgcttcactactttctttgtgggagttcttttctgcaaagtcgaagggccagggcccttgccagtgaccactggtctagtagctaggatttggtgctttcacaGCTGCGGCCCAGCCTCAATCTCTGGCTGGGGTACCAAGTCCTGCTCTAAGCTGTTGCGGGCCGAGGCCATCCAAGATCACTCTGGCCGCCTCTTTTAACCCAAAATTAGAAGGGCTGGAGGAAATAAGTAGGGAAAGCAACATGACAGTGGCTTGGGGTAGAACAAGGATTTTACTCCAGAAAAGACAAGACCAGGAGGAAGATGGTCTGAATTATATCAAACAAAACCTCAAATGACCAGTCTGTCACTCCTACCCCCCTCACTTTTCACCCCGAGCATGAACTACAACTTCAAAGTCAGAAGTACAACCATTTAGAGTAGAGCAGGTGTATGTGCATTTGAAGGTGGGTAAGAAAAGCAACAGGATGCCAGGGTAGGAGACATGACCCTTGTCTAAGAGATCATATCTGATCTGACAGAACACACAGGGGAACTAAGAGTTGTAAAAGCAAAACTTaagcaaaaatacaaatataatttgaaaactgAAGATACAGAAGTGATTAGGagacagagaataaaaataaagggtgACAGTTAAGTAGAAAGTTGAGGCAGAATTACATATATGACGACCACTCTGCCACTCCCCTGAATGATTAAGAAGCCACCAAAAAAGTCCCCTATCCACTTCCCAGcctctaatttctctttctctttatcccTGTTCTGCACCTTCCTGGCACTGGCTGTTACACTTAATGCACTTGCCAAACCTTTCCCAGTTCCAGTACCCAGCTGTTCCCTTGTGAACACGGGTGCCTCACTCAGGACAAGCACAGACATCTGGTGTACACTGGAAagcgtgttagtcgctcagtcctgtccgactctttgtgacccgtggactgtagcccaccaggctcctctgcccatgggattctccaggcaagaacactggagtgggttagcatgcccttctccaggggacctttccaccccatggattgaacgcaggtctccgaCATGGCAGATTCTACTGTTTGAGCCGTAAGGGAAGCCCCGGGTGTGCGCTGGAAAAGGCTCCAAAGACTTCTCAGGGCCAGGATGGCAACAAGGGAGAAGTGATCCTCACTTAAAGCCAAGGACTACTGGGAGCTGGGATGAAGACTGACGAGGCAGCCAAGCAAGGTCTTCCTCTCCAACTGACACCAATCCCAGTCACTGCTCCTCCTCTCCAACCCACAGCTGTGACTGGCTGGCTAGCACCGAGAGCGACACACTAAGGAGATCAGTCACCCAGAGTCCAGGGACTATTAAAACACCACTCCTGCCACAGGGAGTTAGGGACCCAAAAGCCTGGCCTATATGGACTAGGAAGTAGCAAGTTCTCTCATAAAACCATAAATGTCTGCCAGCTTTCCAACAATCTTTCTTACCTCTACTCTCCCCTGATTTACATACTTAGCTCATGGTCCCTTGGCCATCCCTCCCATTGTTCCACTGGATTGTAACTTGCTGATCTGTACCTTGGGGTTTATAATCCGTTCTCAGTGGGATTTTGGAGTTTATAACAAACTAAAAGCTCTCCACAGCTTAACTTCCTTTCTCCTGCTCCCTTCTTCTCTGAGGTTTCTGCATGTTAAATCCCTAGCTACTCTTATTTGCTTCCCTGATAATTTTTCCAGTGCTCACCTAAAAGACAAACTGCTTCCCTCCTGAGGAAGGTAGGATTGGGGGATGCAAACACCTGAGAGGAGCAGACCAGAGGGAGACCAgacaggggagggaggaaacTGGCTCCTCCTCCCCAATTGCCACTGTCTTGGTTTTTCAAAATATCAACGAGAGTCAAaggcaaaataataattttaattcagTTTCAGAAAAAGATGTCACGTGATTCTGGATTAGAAAACATGACAGTAAGAGGTTTGGTTTTTCtggaaacacaaagaaaagaaataacctgCAATAGATTCAATGATAATTTTCTGGATCTTCTTCTTGCATCAAAAGCTATATATCTTCTCCCCAAGACCTGCTTCAAGAGCCAACTTAACTTTTTATCTCCCGCTAGCTGGGACAGGCTAattctcctccacccccacccctctccttCAGTCACACTGTGTGGGTGCTAAAGACCCTGGGCTCTGACCAATGGACAGAATTGTCCTTTGAGCCAGCATCCCACAGGCACTGGCACCCGAATCCCCACTCCCAGTCCCCATGGCAGAGGCCACAGAGCtggcattgtttccactgtctcagGAAGAAGGAGCCAAAGGCTGACCCTCAGCATAAATCAAGGCCTgacatgaagaaagaaagaaggttcCCAAGCCCAGAGTAGGCTGCAAGCCGGGGGCAAGAAAAGGGAGTTTTTTACAATCATTCCATCCTTAGAAATAAGGGGAAAACTGAACCCTTTTCCACCACTTTGGTTCTGTAACGTACTCTACTGCTGAGCTCCAAGGGGATCTGCAAGCAAAGAAGGGTCTAAACAAATCAGGATAACTTTGCCCTGGCCAAAGACAAGAGTAACAAACAGGAAGACAGGTCAATGTGATCATTTGCAGGATGATGACGCTGGGAACTTCGGCTCTTCACATGGCTGCCAGCCCTACCGAGGACAACACAGTAAGAACCAAGACAAC includes:
- the CFAP126 gene encoding protein Flattop isoform X2, which produces MATNYSANQYEKPFSPKYLQNWSLAKPTKERISSHEGYTQIIADDRGHLLPSVPRSKASPWGSFMGTWQMPLKIPPARAILTSRTAAGAASLTKWIQKNPDLLKASNGLRPEILGKPHDPDSQKKLRKSITKTVQQAPSPTIIPNSPASNLNSPDQLQSSHPSAGHTPCPQSPLNSPKCPSGSPCLPYAGRNVAEIQKCKPATP
- the CFAP126 gene encoding protein Flattop isoform X3, whose amino-acid sequence is MTRPRACSRARYEKPFSPKYLQNWSLAKPTKERISSHEGYTQIIADDRGHLLPSVPRSKASPWGSFMGTWQMPLKIPPARAILTSRTAAGAASLTKWIQKNPDLLKASNGLRPEILAP
- the CFAP126 gene encoding protein Flattop isoform X1, whose translation is MTRPRACSRARYEKPFSPKYLQNWSLAKPTKERISSHEGYTQIIADDRGHLLPSVPRSKASPWGSFMGTWQMPLKIPPARAILTSRTAAGAASLTKWIQKNPDLLKASNGLRPEILGKPHDPDSQKKLRKSITKTVQQAPSPTIIPNSPASNLNSPDQLQSSHPSAGHTPCPQSPLNSPKCPSGSPCLPYAGRNVAEIQKCKPATP